Part of the Deltaproteobacteria bacterium genome, GCCTTCTCATCTTCGCCAGGAAACCCTGCGATTACATCCACGCCGATGGCCAAGTCTGGGATCATCCCCAGAAGGCGCTTTACCAGATCGGCGAAGAAGGCCGCAAAGTATGTACGGTTCATTCTCTGCAGGATCCCATCATCCCCGCTCTGAAGGGGAATATGCAGGTGGGCGCAAACTTTTTGCGATTGCGCCAGGAAATCGATCAAGGACGGGGCGAATTCCTTGGGCTCGATTGAGCTTAAACGAATCCGTATATCCGGGGTTTCCCCTTCAAGCGCTTGCAGCAGATCCAGCAGGGCCAGGGAGGGATTCAAATCTTCTCCGTAGGCCCCCAGATGGATCCCCGTGAGGACAATTTCTTTAAACCCCTTTCCAGCGAGTTCTTTGGCTTTCGCCAACGCATCCTGCAAGGGAAGGCTGCGGCTTCTCCCCCGGGCATAAGGGACGATGCAATAGGAACAGAAAGCGTTGCAACCATCCTGCACTTTGAGATAAGCCCGGGTGCGTTCAGAAAATAAGGGAAGTCTCCCATCTTCCAAGGATAGCCGTTCTCCTACCGAGGAAGAAAAGATGCATGCTTCTTTGAACTTTTTCTCCGAGGCAATAATTTCAGGAATCTTTTGCCGTTCTCTTATCCCTACGATGAAATCGACTCCGGGAATGGTTCGGAGAGTTTCCGGATCAACCTGAGCATAGCACCCGGTAACGATGACTTGAGCCCTGGGATTCCTGGCAATGGCCCTGCGGATGAGCTGGCGGGATTGGTAATCTGTTTTTTGCGTTACCGTGCAGGTGTGGACGATATAAACATCTGCGAGCTGGTGGAAGGGAATGAGGGTATGGCCCTGAGCCGACAGCTCTGCGGCCAGGGAGGCGGCATCGCTGTGGTTGGTCTTGCAACCTAAAGTTGCCAGGCCAATCTTCAAAAAGCTTTTTCGATCCATCCTCCCCCTAAAACCTCGTCCCCCTGATAAAAGACGGCGGCCTGCCCCGGAGTGACCGCCTTCTGCGGAATTTTCAAGTCCACCATCACCTTTCCATCATCCCCAGGGGAAATAACCGCCAAAGCCCCAGGGTGGCGATACCGAATCTGCACCCAGGCTTCCATTTTCCCTTCCAATTTGGGAAAAGAGATCCAGTTCACTCCTCCGGCGATCAGGCCATTGGCCATGAGCTCTTCCTTCCTCCCGGCCACTACCTGGTTTTTGCAAGTGTCCAGAGCCAGAACGTAATGAGGATGGGGGGCCGCGATGCCCAGACCGCGGCGCTGCCCGACGGTATAAGAATGAAGCCCCCGATGAAAACCTAATACTTTTCCTTGACGGTTGACGATTTCGCCCGGACGGAAAATTTCTTTTCCTTTTCTCTCTTCCATAAAACGCCTGTAATTGTCATCCGGGATGAAACAAATTTCCTGGCTTTCCCTTTTCCGGGCTACCCGCAATCCCAATTTTAAGGCCTGCTGCCGGACTTCGGCCTTTGATTTTTCTCCCAGCGGAAATAACACTCTGGCCATCTGGTCCTGCGTCATCGTAAAAAGAAAATAAGACTGATCTTTGTTGCGGTCTTGCCCCCGCCTGAGCACGTACCTCTCTTTCAAGGGGTCCAGTTCAATCCTGGCGTAATGCCCCGTGGCCAAAGCCCTGGCGCCCAACTCCTCCGCCTTCCTGAGCAGTCGCCAAAACTTAATCCGGTCATTGCAGCGAATACAAGGGTTGGGGGTCCGGCCGCTCAGATATGCTTCGACGAAGTAGTTTACTACTTCCTCTTCAAAAGCCTGGCGCAGGTTGACCACGTAGTGGGGTATGCCGATTTGATCGGCCACCAGGCGGGCATCGCGAATGTCTTCCGGGGAACAACAACGGCCAATTTCTCCCTGGTCATCGAGCCTCTGGTCCCAGAGGCGCATGGTCAGGCCGATGACTTCGTACCCGTCATT contains:
- the mtaB gene encoding tRNA (N(6)-L-threonylcarbamoyladenosine(37)-C(2))-methylthiotransferase MtaB codes for the protein MDRKSFLKIGLATLGCKTNHSDAASLAAELSAQGHTLIPFHQLADVYIVHTCTVTQKTDYQSRQLIRRAIARNPRAQVIVTGCYAQVDPETLRTIPGVDFIVGIRERQKIPEIIASEKKFKEACIFSSSVGERLSLEDGRLPLFSERTRAYLKVQDGCNAFCSYCIVPYARGRSRSLPLQDALAKAKELAGKGFKEIVLTGIHLGAYGEDLNPSLALLDLLQALEGETPDIRIRLSSIEPKEFAPSLIDFLAQSQKVCAHLHIPLQSGDDGILQRMNRTYFAAFFADLVKRLLGMIPDLAIGVDVIAGFPGEDEKAFENTMRLLEDLPIAYLHVFPFSRRQGTPAMTLPAQVPSQVIKARCQALRELGAKKRRLFCSAFKGKKVKVLVESKRDRESGRLKGYSRNYIPVLIPGGNEFINQELDIEITEVREAKVFGKVLSRSKFNRTQICADNNG
- the mnmA gene encoding tRNA 2-thiouridine(34) synthase MnmA; the encoded protein is MVPKEKGRVAVAMSGGVDSSTAAALLKNDGYEVIGLTMRLWDQRLDDQGEIGRCCSPEDIRDARLVADQIGIPHYVVNLRQAFEEEVVNYFVEAYLSGRTPNPCIRCNDRIKFWRLLRKAEELGARALATGHYARIELDPLKERYVLRRGQDRNKDQSYFLFTMTQDQMARVLFPLGEKSKAEVRQQALKLGLRVARKRESQEICFIPDDNYRRFMEERKGKEIFRPGEIVNRQGKVLGFHRGLHSYTVGQRRGLGIAAPHPHYVLALDTCKNQVVAGRKEELMANGLIAGGVNWISFPKLEGKMEAWVQIRYRHPGALAVISPGDDGKVMVDLKIPQKAVTPGQAAVFYQGDEVLGGGWIEKAF